TTCAACTGGTTCGTCAACTACTTCGACGCCGGCGAAAAGGCACACGCCAGGCTCGCCCAGGAGGCGTCCAAGCTCAAGCCCGGCGAAAGCGGGTTGCTGGCCCTGGACTGGAACAACGGCAATCGCACCATTCTGGTCGACCCGCGGCTGACGGGCCTGCTCGTCGGCCAGACGCTTCACACGACGCGGGCCGAAGTTTACCGCGCTCTCATCGAGGGCAGCGCGATGGGCGCTCGCATGATCATGGAGCGGCTCGAAGAGTACGGCGTTAAGGTCGAGGAGGTCATCAACTGCGGCGGCATCGCCGAAAAGAGCCCGCTGGTCATGCAAATCTACGCCGACGTCACCGGGCGGCCGATGAAGATCAGCCGCTCGGCCCAGACCTGTGCTCTGGGCGCGGCCATCTTCGGGGCTGTGGTGGCCGGCTCGGCGACCGGCGGATACGACTCCGTCGAAGCCGCCCAGGCCAGGATGTGCGGCCTCAAGCCCAAGCTCTACAAGCCCGACGCCAAACGCCACGAAGTCTACAACCAGCTCTTCAAGCTGTATCGCCAGCTCCACGACGCCTTCGGCACGACCGGCTACCGTGAATCGCTGCACAATGTGATGAAGGATCTGCTGGCGGTGCGGGATAGGGTGAGAGGTATCGCGTAGGCAGCGTGCTCTGCACGCCACCTTGGGTAAAGTCCGCGCCCGCGGACCAGCCGCATCTGTGATTTGAAATCTGCAATTTGAGATTCCGGATCAGATCGTTCTCCAGGGCGAACCATCCGCCAGCTTTCGGATCAGTCGTCAGCAGAACTCAGAACGGTGCGGATTCTTCATCG
This DNA window, taken from Phycisphaerae bacterium, encodes the following:
- a CDS encoding FGGY-family carbohydrate kinase, giving the protein FNWFVNYFDAGEKAHARLAQEASKLKPGESGLLALDWNNGNRTILVDPRLTGLLVGQTLHTTRAEVYRALIEGSAMGARMIMERLEEYGVKVEEVINCGGIAEKSPLVMQIYADVTGRPMKISRSAQTCALGAAIFGAVVAGSATGGYDSVEAAQARMCGLKPKLYKPDAKRHEVYNQLFKLYRQLHDAFGTTGYRESLHNVMKDLLAVRDRVRGIA